In Choloepus didactylus isolate mChoDid1 chromosome 6, mChoDid1.pri, whole genome shotgun sequence, one DNA window encodes the following:
- the LMO2 gene encoding rhombotin-2 isoform X2 → MSSAIERKSLDPSEEPVDEVLQIPPSLLTCGGCQQNIGDRYFLKAIDQYWHEDCLSCDLCGCRLGEVGRRLYYKLGRKLCRRDYLRLFGQDGLCASCDKRIRAYEMTMRVKDKVYHLECFKCAACQKHFCVGDRYLLINSDIVCEQDIYEWTKINGMI, encoded by the exons GGAGCCAGTGGACGAGGTGCTGCAGATCCCCCCGTCCCTGCTGACATGCGGGGGCTGCCAGCAGAATATCGGGGACCGCTACTTCCTGAAGGCCATCGACCAGTACTGGCACGAGGATTGCCTCAGCTGCGACCTGTGTGGGTGCCGGCTGGGAGAGGTCGGGCGGCGCCTCTACTACAAGCTGGGCCGCAAGCTCTGCCGGAGAGACTATCTCAG gctttTTGGCCAAGACGGTCTCTGTGCATCCTGTGACAAGCGGATCCGTGCCTATGAGATGACCATGAGGGTGAAAGACAAAGTTTATCACCTGGAGTGTTTCAAATGTGCTGCCTGTCAGAAGCATTTTTGTGTGGGTGACAGATACCTCCTCATCAACTCCGACATAGTGTGCGAACAGGACATCTATGAGTGGACTAAGATCAATGGAATGATATAG